The following coding sequences lie in one Candidatus Eremiobacterota bacterium genomic window:
- a CDS encoding multiubiquitin domain-containing protein: protein MEPKESAGRESGAKIWIDDVEHVVDVLELSGKQLKELAGKNGGARLFLAQAETRDLAIADDEIVQINGGEQFRTTKIRKAYQIYIDEVEYVVETEKMTGTQIKQLAGKPADYTLFLERPGQPDKQIRDDEVVHIKEGEHFHTVPPANFG from the coding sequence ATGGAGCCCAAGGAATCTGCCGGGCGCGAATCCGGCGCAAAGATCTGGATCGACGACGTCGAGCACGTCGTGGACGTCCTCGAACTCTCCGGCAAGCAGCTCAAGGAGCTTGCGGGCAAGAACGGAGGTGCGCGTCTGTTCCTCGCGCAGGCTGAAACGCGCGACCTCGCCATCGCGGACGACGAGATCGTTCAGATCAACGGCGGCGAACAGTTCCGCACGACGAAGATCCGCAAGGCCTATCAGATCTACATCGACGAGGTCGAGTACGTCGTCGAAACGGAAAAGATGACCGGCACGCAGATCAAGCAGCTCGCGGGAAAACCTGCCGACTACACTCTGTTCCTCGAGAGGCCGGGCCAACCCGACAAGCAGATCCGCGACGACGAAGTCGTCCATATAAAGGAGGGCGAGCACTTCCATACGGTGCCGCCGGCGAACTTTGGATAG
- a CDS encoding DUF2384 domain-containing protein, whose product MPGKGKREIYDAALLKRVALGFDVDERVVHNAIEKQPISLADFVERSERVRRGLEHELGGEETLKAWLKTENHGLDDERPIEFFKDGRIDVLERVEKALKGLQFG is encoded by the coding sequence GTGCCAGGCAAGGGAAAACGAGAGATTTACGACGCCGCGTTGCTGAAACGGGTGGCGCTGGGCTTCGACGTCGACGAACGCGTCGTTCACAACGCGATCGAAAAGCAGCCGATCAGTCTCGCTGATTTCGTCGAGCGCAGCGAACGCGTCCGGCGAGGTCTCGAACATGAGCTCGGCGGCGAAGAAACGCTTAAAGCGTGGCTCAAAACCGAAAACCACGGTCTGGACGACGAACGCCCGATCGAGTTCTTTAAGGACGGACGCATTGACGTGCTCGAGCGCGTCGAAAAAGCGCTCAAAGGCCTGCAGTTTGGCTAG
- a CDS encoding helix-turn-helix transcriptional regulator, with translation MISLRREQGLNQADLAARIRREDGRIGISRQYLNDIEHDRRSPAGDHIIREIAKALRADPAFLTFLAGQMPPEIRSMDLDERQLRAAIEGFRKAARKISR, from the coding sequence ATTATTTCGCTACGCCGCGAGCAAGGGCTCAACCAAGCCGATCTGGCCGCGCGGATTCGACGCGAAGACGGGCGGATCGGCATCTCGCGGCAGTACCTGAACGACATCGAGCACGACCGACGCAGCCCGGCCGGCGATCACATCATCCGGGAAATCGCCAAGGCGCTTCGAGCCGATCCGGCGTTCCTCACGTTTCTCGCCGGGCAGATGCCGCCCGAAATTCGGAGCATGGATCTCGACGAGCGGCAGCTGCGAGCGGCGATTGAAGGCTTCCGCAAAGCCGCCCGCAAGATCAGCCGCTGA
- a CDS encoding ThiF family adenylyltransferase → MKTLVIPANLAQELRKLFEAAPLESGGVLYCREACGLNDVKLLGVEFSPYEEDEYRKRTAESLTVDPVAVNERIQRANRDGLSIVQVHTHPASEQATFSSVDAAGEDEMMPVIARRLPDRVHATLVLGRSSSSVRFYDRELNRNDGRIVSVGAKIERLDHLRVGTIDRFVRSYLALGKGGQAALQDMTIGVVGLGGLGSVVAEQLSYLGVERVVLIDPDHVEESNLNRVVGAVPSDVRRNKVEVAAARYRSVLPSATVDMVVGSIIDERVARAIVDCDLAFCCTDGHGSRAVLSWLAYQYLVPVVDVGVQIDVFDETVAAIAGRVQLVGPGMPCLHCCESLDANRVREEFMTEEERARDAYVTGAAVAQPAVVTFNSVAASLATTMLLGLATPLRLAARMQTFNAMTGQVRPAEATPKDGCPFCSASSAVFGLGDSLPGIWRKDVGLTVSRYRFVSFGPVKRVVTQTDAQAHACTGGIGLVMAGKLPKMAVFACPDGCGQTLKINLMRQMGRAWTASVDRIGRLTLSPSVDLSGGCRAHFILGSNVARVIYA, encoded by the coding sequence ATGAAAACGCTCGTTATCCCCGCGAACCTTGCGCAGGAGTTGCGCAAGCTGTTCGAGGCCGCGCCGCTGGAAAGCGGCGGCGTGTTGTACTGTCGCGAAGCGTGCGGTCTGAATGATGTCAAGCTGCTCGGCGTCGAATTTTCGCCATACGAGGAAGACGAATATCGCAAACGCACGGCGGAATCCCTGACCGTCGATCCCGTCGCCGTGAACGAACGCATTCAGCGAGCGAACCGAGACGGTCTTTCGATCGTGCAGGTGCACACGCACCCGGCTTCCGAGCAAGCGACGTTTTCGTCGGTGGATGCGGCGGGCGAAGACGAGATGATGCCGGTGATCGCTCGGCGTTTGCCGGATCGGGTCCACGCGACACTGGTGCTTGGGCGATCGTCGTCGTCCGTCCGCTTTTACGACCGCGAACTGAATAGGAACGACGGCCGAATCGTTTCAGTCGGCGCGAAAATCGAGCGTCTCGACCACCTTCGAGTGGGTACGATCGATCGCTTCGTACGGTCGTACCTGGCGCTGGGCAAAGGCGGCCAGGCCGCGCTGCAGGACATGACGATCGGCGTCGTCGGCCTGGGAGGGCTCGGGTCGGTCGTCGCCGAGCAGCTGTCATATCTGGGCGTCGAACGCGTGGTGCTGATCGATCCCGATCACGTCGAAGAGAGCAACTTGAATCGCGTCGTCGGCGCGGTTCCCTCCGACGTTCGACGCAATAAAGTCGAAGTCGCCGCTGCGCGTTACCGTTCCGTGCTTCCGTCGGCGACGGTCGACATGGTCGTCGGATCGATCATCGACGAGCGCGTTGCTCGCGCGATCGTCGATTGCGATCTCGCTTTTTGTTGCACCGACGGACACGGGAGCCGGGCCGTGCTGAGTTGGCTGGCCTACCAATACCTGGTTCCCGTCGTCGACGTGGGCGTGCAGATCGACGTGTTCGACGAAACGGTCGCCGCGATCGCGGGGCGCGTGCAGCTGGTCGGGCCGGGAATGCCTTGTCTGCACTGCTGCGAATCGCTCGACGCCAACCGCGTTCGCGAAGAATTCATGACCGAAGAAGAACGTGCGCGCGACGCATACGTCACGGGCGCAGCCGTCGCGCAGCCGGCCGTCGTGACGTTCAATAGCGTGGCGGCTTCGTTGGCGACGACTATGCTGCTCGGCCTTGCAACGCCGCTTCGCCTGGCGGCTCGCATGCAGACGTTTAACGCGATGACGGGCCAAGTTCGACCTGCGGAAGCAACGCCGAAGGACGGCTGTCCGTTCTGCTCCGCAAGTTCGGCTGTTTTCGGCCTGGGCGACTCCTTGCCGGGTATCTGGAGAAAAGATGTCGGACTGACGGTGTCGCGCTACCGCTTCGTTTCGTTCGGGCCGGTCAAGCGAGTCGTGACGCAAACTGACGCACAAGCTCACGCTTGTACCGGCGGTATCGGCCTCGTGATGGCCGGTAAACTGCCGAAGATGGCTGTGTTCGCCTGTCCGGACGGCTGCGGACAGACGCTCAAGATCAACCTCATGCGACAGATGGGGCGGGCGTGGACCGCGAGCGTGGACCGGATCGGTCGTCTGACGCTTTCGCCGTCGGTTGACCTGAGCGGCGGCTGCCGAGCGCATTTCATTCTGGGAAGCAACGTCGCACGGGTGATTTATGCGTAA
- a CDS encoding relaxase/mobilization nuclease domain-containing protein: MPRPITNGGRRDHAMITKSVAARAHTRTFAVGVDYITEHTHQRAVAAAGVTFEGGVTYASAPEKAAWVHLRGVMSVETAAIEMEAVAALSARCRDPVYHLIIAYAKHEHPTRDQVVSDAERLLKAIGMDDHQYVLAAHKDTDDFHAHVIANRVGADGRANDLWHERILRERTCAEIAAERGWDIVVGHHNRDIIQRIERLHDLPPEPERGLSDGVYRRLHKDGELPWQDAARPYVLDAVDGARTWNDLRERLRAEGVIVKLVRRGDRVQGLAFAEGFDRTAPGCAASRIHPRCALSALERRFGPFTPSHESDPGVARGVPWSDAVRLTILAGVDTARSWDELRQRLDQHGIVVKLVERGGRVQGLAFAQGQHPDAQGCGASRIAPRCKKSALEQRFGPFPDTEPQRQQQSHGAVQDRVRSRNRAIRNRAETEANNDPRWALHEASRIVNHASTRAAYAAYRDRFFGDKNRAAEDRRTAAWEREHAQRRLEALRCREARQLLRAVARLGVHSLVARQIAYWSIDAVIARRRAHECDAARVRWESTKIVLAAERGLARKEKPMDYRGFAAEKARAGDQAAQRVLDTLLASAGRRQRDADIARTLSLAEVRARLNVIRAEQEARYEHARAERSRLPRVAKPLANEAVAAERARIERGAFEPTRLTDAERTRLAQLDAEKHSWNPFTRAAAAKAETLIRAAHQSRQNLGIAEATRRFEERDVSQIAKRVADDDRCYRAYVSASLGLEQQMRDARTELRDRIPRIEHQVDVLERSGVSTIVPYDHTSALSSLAAAISQEYQALPDTLRRDVKSAIRRDHRDRDRTRETISK, from the coding sequence TTGCCTCGACCAATTACGAACGGTGGTCGGCGGGATCACGCGATGATTACGAAATCCGTCGCGGCCCGCGCCCACACCCGGACCTTCGCCGTCGGCGTCGACTACATCACGGAGCATACGCACCAACGTGCCGTGGCCGCTGCGGGCGTGACCTTCGAGGGTGGCGTCACGTACGCGAGCGCTCCCGAGAAGGCAGCATGGGTTCATCTTCGCGGAGTGATGTCGGTGGAAACGGCGGCGATCGAGATGGAGGCGGTCGCCGCGCTCTCGGCGCGCTGTCGCGATCCGGTCTATCACCTCATTATCGCCTACGCAAAGCACGAACATCCCACGCGCGATCAGGTCGTCAGCGATGCGGAGCGGTTGCTGAAGGCGATTGGGATGGACGACCATCAGTACGTCCTGGCCGCCCATAAGGACACCGACGACTTCCACGCGCATGTGATCGCGAACCGTGTCGGCGCGGACGGCCGCGCCAACGACCTCTGGCACGAGCGGATCCTTCGCGAGCGTACCTGCGCGGAGATTGCTGCCGAGCGCGGCTGGGACATCGTTGTCGGCCACCACAACCGCGACATCATCCAGCGGATCGAGCGGCTTCACGATCTTCCGCCCGAGCCGGAACGCGGGCTGAGCGATGGCGTGTACCGCCGCCTGCACAAGGACGGTGAGCTGCCGTGGCAGGACGCGGCACGGCCCTACGTTCTTGATGCCGTCGACGGCGCGCGCACCTGGAACGATCTGCGCGAGCGTCTTCGCGCGGAGGGCGTCATCGTGAAACTCGTCCGCCGTGGTGACCGCGTGCAGGGTCTCGCATTCGCGGAAGGCTTCGATCGCACAGCGCCCGGATGCGCGGCGTCACGCATCCATCCACGCTGCGCACTCTCCGCGCTCGAACGCCGCTTCGGGCCATTCACGCCCTCGCACGAGTCAGATCCCGGCGTAGCGCGCGGCGTGCCATGGAGTGATGCCGTCCGTCTAACGATTCTCGCAGGCGTCGATACGGCGCGCTCATGGGATGAGCTGCGACAGCGACTCGATCAGCATGGCATCGTCGTCAAGCTCGTCGAGCGCGGCGGTCGTGTACAAGGTCTCGCCTTCGCGCAAGGGCAGCATCCCGATGCGCAGGGGTGCGGCGCGTCGCGCATCGCCCCGCGCTGCAAGAAGTCAGCACTTGAGCAGCGGTTCGGCCCCTTTCCCGATACCGAGCCGCAACGACAGCAGCAATCCCACGGCGCCGTCCAGGATCGAGTGCGGTCGCGTAATCGCGCGATCCGCAACCGTGCCGAAACAGAGGCAAACAACGATCCGCGTTGGGCGCTGCACGAAGCCAGTCGCATCGTAAATCACGCGAGCACGCGTGCTGCATACGCAGCGTACCGTGACCGATTCTTCGGCGACAAGAATCGGGCAGCCGAGGATCGTCGAACGGCAGCATGGGAGCGCGAGCACGCGCAGCGACGGCTCGAAGCACTGCGCTGCCGCGAAGCGCGCCAACTGTTGCGTGCAGTAGCGCGACTAGGTGTCCACAGTCTAGTTGCTCGACAGATCGCCTATTGGTCGATCGACGCAGTCATCGCTCGCCGACGCGCGCACGAGTGCGACGCGGCGCGCGTCCGGTGGGAATCGACCAAAATCGTGCTGGCAGCGGAGCGTGGGCTGGCGCGTAAGGAGAAGCCTATGGACTACCGAGGATTTGCCGCCGAGAAAGCTCGCGCCGGCGATCAAGCCGCTCAGCGCGTGCTTGACACACTCCTGGCGTCAGCCGGTCGGCGCCAGCGCGATGCGGACATTGCGCGCACGCTGAGTCTCGCCGAAGTGCGTGCACGCCTCAACGTGATCCGAGCCGAGCAAGAGGCACGGTACGAACATGCCCGCGCCGAGCGCAGTAGGCTTCCCCGAGTTGCAAAGCCGCTGGCGAACGAGGCCGTGGCAGCGGAACGCGCCCGCATCGAGCGAGGCGCCTTCGAACCCACGAGGCTGACCGATGCAGAGCGCACGCGGCTGGCACAGCTTGACGCCGAGAAACACTCCTGGAATCCGTTTACGCGCGCCGCAGCCGCCAAGGCCGAAACGTTAATCCGCGCGGCGCATCAGTCGCGCCAGAATCTGGGAATTGCAGAAGCCACGCGCCGCTTTGAGGAGCGCGACGTTTCCCAGATCGCCAAGCGTGTAGCGGACGACGACCGTTGCTATCGAGCATACGTGTCGGCGTCCCTTGGCCTCGAACAGCAAATGCGGGATGCTCGCACTGAGCTAAGGGACCGGATCCCGAGAATAGAACACCAAGTCGATGTGCTCGAGCGTTCCGGTGTCTCGACGATCGTGCCTTACGACCATACCTCAGCGCTAAGTTCACTTGCGGCCGCGATTAGTCAGGAGTACCAAGCTCTTCCGGATACGTTAAGGCGCGATGTCAAGTCCGCCATCAGACGTGATCACCGCGATCGTGATCGAACACGCGAAACAATATCGAAGTAG
- a CDS encoding helix-turn-helix transcriptional regulator → MVSISEQIAHRLKAEREGRSLSQQELATKLGVAPNTVSRWETGTYKPRLDDLGKIAAALDLDIGALIPQNSANSEATLQRLIDIARLLDPAEIEEVKRYAEFRRAQSRRRTVDERTS, encoded by the coding sequence ATGGTGTCCATTTCCGAACAGATCGCCCACAGACTCAAGGCCGAACGTGAAGGTCGAAGCTTGTCACAACAGGAGTTGGCAACCAAGCTTGGAGTCGCCCCTAACACCGTTTCACGTTGGGAGACCGGCACATACAAGCCCAGGCTCGACGACCTGGGCAAGATCGCGGCGGCCCTGGACCTCGACATCGGAGCGCTGATTCCGCAGAACAGCGCCAACTCGGAAGCAACGCTCCAGCGTCTGATCGACATCGCGCGCCTGCTTGATCCGGCCGAGATCGAGGAAGTGAAACGATACGCAGAGTTTCGTCGCGCGCAGTCGCGCAGGCGTACCGTCGACGAGCGAACATCATAA
- a CDS encoding RES family NAD+ phosphorylase — MHDEAELRAALPKIRLATCSETWTNVSLYKWRKTLLSAAGSAVSDGRYHRAGKAPALYFAKSPIVALAEVGSLAAVGGKYMMAPRAPQIITCVHVEIPIGILDLTDPSNHGALGTSMQELTGSWLLDVDPPTIRLGQVTYSLGIPAIKFPSKFGEKDIEPNLVVFIDHLQEHSGAKLDPHDPESDLPKTVVPLRGP, encoded by the coding sequence TTGCACGATGAGGCTGAGCTGCGTGCCGCGCTCCCCAAAATAAGACTTGCCACGTGCAGCGAGACGTGGACAAACGTCTCGCTGTACAAATGGCGTAAAACGCTCCTGAGCGCGGCCGGTTCGGCGGTTTCCGATGGACGGTACCATCGCGCGGGAAAAGCGCCGGCGCTCTATTTCGCCAAGTCGCCGATCGTCGCGTTGGCCGAGGTCGGATCGTTGGCCGCGGTTGGCGGGAAATACATGATGGCGCCTCGAGCGCCACAGATCATCACGTGCGTCCACGTCGAGATTCCCATCGGAATCCTGGACTTGACAGATCCGTCAAACCACGGGGCGCTGGGAACGTCGATGCAGGAACTGACGGGATCATGGCTGCTGGACGTCGATCCTCCGACCATCCGATTGGGACAAGTCACCTACAGTCTGGGAATCCCTGCAATCAAGTTTCCGAGCAAATTCGGCGAAAAAGACATTGAGCCCAACCTGGTCGTCTTCATCGATCACCTGCAAGAGCATAGCGGTGCCAAGTTGGACCCACACGATCCGGAAAGCGATCTTCCCAAAACCGTCGTTCCGCTGCGAGGCCCGTAA